The Nitrospirota bacterium genome contains a region encoding:
- a CDS encoding lysophospholipid acyltransferase family protein yields the protein MTAIKNVFIKYIIPPIAMLIIYLLGITYRKEVVGRESEQSLIKKGINPIYALWHGRLMYLPFHYRWQKNLNSLVSPSTDGEIIARTLRLFGVRTIRGSSYKSGSTAFRNLIRVVKDRGRVFITVDGSRGPVFKVQKGILHLAKISGLPVLPVTYGAEKAHVFKSWDRFIIPHPFTRVVVIYGEPVYVARDTSEEEIEAKRFELEQRLVQMTEKADQYF from the coding sequence ATGACTGCAATAAAAAATGTATTTATAAAATATATAATCCCTCCAATAGCAATGCTCATCATCTACCTCCTCGGCATTACTTACAGGAAGGAAGTAGTCGGCAGAGAATCAGAGCAGTCCCTCATAAAAAAAGGCATCAATCCCATATACGCCCTGTGGCACGGACGGTTGATGTATTTGCCGTTTCACTACAGGTGGCAGAAAAACCTCAATTCACTCGTAAGCCCCAGCACTGACGGGGAGATCATAGCACGGACACTAAGACTGTTCGGGGTCAGGACCATACGAGGTTCTTCCTATAAGAGCGGCAGCACGGCCTTCCGAAACCTTATCAGGGTTGTCAAAGACCGAGGCCGTGTATTCATTACAGTAGATGGCTCAAGAGGACCTGTATTCAAGGTCCAGAAGGGCATCCTCCATCTTGCCAAAATCAGCGGCCTGCCGGTACTGCCGGTTACCTATGGCGCAGAGAAGGCTCACGTCTTCAAAAGCTGGGACAGATTTATCATACCACATCCTTTTACCCGAGTTGTTGTAATATATGGTGAACCTGTCTATGTCGCAAGGGACACCTCTGAAGAAGAGATAGAAGCAAAGAGGTTTGAACTTGAGCAGAGACTGGTTCAGATGACAGAGAAGGCAGATCAGTACTTTTGA
- a CDS encoding SGNH/GDSL hydrolase family protein, whose protein sequence is MKDVHKIKETLLLIAGILFISAGIACNEWVLAALFSSDGIIAVSYRIIIWIADVILISIGFTLLIYRRSLQVHNLVLLIFSVLFCFISFVAFDFFRAYLFLINSRFIDMGSYGNIHVKDYYLGWKLKPDSSGRHAAKGMFDVIYEIDHDGFRKINNTGNPDFSIYFFGDSFTFGHGVSNNDTFSNIIREKFLKDKINIYNAGVNGYGIVQMYQQFLNIENRIKKDDLIVFTPIAADISRNIKDFYFPYFYIYSNFIHFENYPFFDKGVIRPYKLECTTYNKLKLLAFYAPYTKDVWFKINKRFISDTRKESMDMMKIIQHKIEMRGGKFHLFFLPNPAECLRRTYSEDVSGFGYFDIMGFFPSQKTELDKIKFTGDEHWNAKGHEIAARAIVETLINKNIIDKKYLKEPE, encoded by the coding sequence ATGAAAGATGTTCATAAGATAAAAGAAACGCTGCTTCTGATTGCAGGAATACTGTTTATCTCAGCAGGCATTGCCTGTAATGAATGGGTTCTTGCTGCCTTGTTTAGTTCTGATGGAATAATAGCAGTTTCCTACAGAATTATTATATGGATTGCTGATGTTATTTTGATAAGCATTGGTTTCACACTGCTTATATACAGAAGATCCCTCCAGGTCCATAATTTAGTACTGTTGATATTTTCCGTTTTATTCTGTTTTATATCATTTGTTGCATTTGATTTTTTCCGGGCATACTTATTCCTGATTAACAGTCGTTTTATAGATATGGGTTCATACGGTAATATTCATGTTAAAGATTATTATCTGGGGTGGAAACTAAAACCTGATAGCAGCGGACGACATGCAGCAAAAGGCATGTTTGATGTCATATATGAGATTGATCACGATGGTTTCAGAAAAATCAATAACACCGGTAACCCTGATTTCAGCATCTATTTTTTTGGAGATTCTTTTACCTTTGGACATGGGGTGAGCAATAACGATACGTTTTCTAACATAATTAGGGAAAAGTTTCTAAAGGATAAAATCAACATTTATAATGCGGGAGTAAACGGTTATGGTATTGTTCAAATGTATCAACAATTCCTGAATATTGAAAATCGAATTAAAAAAGATGACCTGATTGTCTTTACTCCTATTGCGGCTGATATCAGCAGGAATATAAAAGATTTTTATTTCCCATATTTTTATATTTATTCTAATTTTATTCATTTTGAAAATTATCCTTTTTTTGATAAGGGCGTTATCAGACCGTATAAACTTGAGTGTACTACGTATAATAAATTGAAATTATTAGCATTTTATGCGCCATATACAAAAGATGTTTGGTTTAAAATCAATAAAAGATTTATTTCAGATACGAGAAAAGAATCTATGGATATGATGAAGATCATCCAACACAAAATAGAGATGCGCGGAGGTAAATTCCATCTTTTTTTTCTGCCGAATCCTGCTGAATGTCTGCGTAGGACGTATAGTGAAGATGTCTCCGGTTTCGGCTATTTTGATATCATGGGTTTCTTCCCTTCCCAAAAGACAGAATTGGACAAAATTAAGTTTACCGGTGATGAACACTGGAATGCAAAGGGACATGAGATAGCGGCAAGAGCCATTGTCGAAACCTTAATTAATAAAAATATTATTGACAAAAAATATCTTAAAGAGCCTGAATAG
- a CDS encoding glutamate racemase, whose protein sequence is MTGNKGPIGIFDSGIGGLTVLKEVTSALPDEDTLYLGDTARLPYGTKSEETVIKYAIENTRFLLKYDIKLLVVACNTASAVSLEVLRKQFSIPIVGVIEAGARAAARATRNGKIGIIGTETTVSSGAYTKAIREINSNIETFGQSCPLFVPLVEEGWIDDNVTMAVAERYLAGLKNMGIDTLVLGCTHYPLLKGIIQKVMGDGVRLIDSAEETAKEVKEVLTRLNLLASSAETSGTEFNSVHNNVSNRRFFVTDVPRRFEEQGSRFLGEKIGKVEKVALIL, encoded by the coding sequence ATGACTGGTAATAAAGGCCCTATTGGGATATTTGACTCAGGCATCGGCGGGCTTACTGTTCTCAAGGAAGTAACTTCTGCGCTGCCTGATGAGGATACCCTGTATCTGGGAGATACTGCCCGTCTGCCCTATGGGACAAAGTCAGAAGAGACTGTCATTAAATATGCCATAGAAAATACGAGATTTTTGTTGAAGTATGACATCAAGCTCCTTGTAGTTGCCTGCAATACTGCATCTGCAGTCAGCCTTGAAGTCCTGAGAAAACAATTTTCAATTCCGATTGTCGGTGTTATTGAGGCAGGTGCCCGTGCAGCAGCGCGTGCAACCAGAAATGGCAAGATCGGTATTATTGGAACAGAGACGACAGTAAGCAGCGGTGCCTATACCAAAGCCATCAGGGAGATAAACAGCAACATTGAAACCTTTGGACAGTCATGTCCCCTGTTTGTACCTCTTGTGGAAGAGGGTTGGATAGATGATAATGTGACAATGGCTGTTGCAGAGCGCTACCTTGCGGGACTTAAGAACATGGGTATAGATACCCTGGTGCTGGGATGTACACACTATCCTCTTCTGAAAGGGATTATACAAAAGGTGATGGGCGATGGAGTAAGGTTGATAGATTCTGCGGAGGAGACAGCAAAAGAGGTAAAAGAGGTGTTGACTCGATTGAATTTGCTTGCTTCATCGGCTGAGACATCGGGGACAGAATTTAATTCTGTCCACAACAACGTAAGCAATAGACGTTTCTTCGTGACTGATGTCCCACGCCGCTTTGAAGAACAGGGGAGCAGGTTTCTAGGGGAGAAGATAGGAAAAGTAGAAAAGGTTGCTTTGATCTTGTAA
- a CDS encoding O-antigen ligase family protein, with protein sequence MSRIPADHIMGQTFLYKYRNPIILGGLAGTLISLDAFITSYLHIMHFSGLFPPYLISFIVFCLGIGLVAGFIVTLKNSEWIWKKKEAIFVIVLIISSQVKGLTSIGFMDFSDLVILIFLLILLVENFIYLQYKLIVSPLFVLTLILFFSIVLSYTNEVSATKSSIVSLTGPLKSLITILLIMNLIRGKKDAILSLKAFIIITLFSGIIGAAESLLYFFTGIGFHTKKFDFEQTPFGTFLRSQAFFGHIHGLAATLTISLTILFFILLVPRLNIFWRKRTIMLFFVITLIALAFTFYKASLIAFGLILIIGIFMGRPSYIIHITSGLLLIITLVILSGSGQIMVEYVSKQLYTGDFKARLELDKAGIEGFLHEHPIVGAGMGNNRIYTPHPNAWPAHNAFIQVADELGVIGLMAYCLIYVYLFYRLIITNLLLKDKKDRIIVQSLLLSFIAFFTIAQFEPLAFNFWFWMYFGLLECIAYNLMNARHSQHLLIERQDASAFC encoded by the coding sequence ATGAGCAGAATACCTGCTGATCATATAATGGGTCAAACATTTTTATATAAGTACAGGAATCCCATAATCCTGGGGGGCCTGGCTGGAACGCTGATTTCACTTGACGCCTTTATTACTTCATATCTTCACATAATGCATTTTAGTGGCTTGTTCCCGCCATACCTTATTTCCTTTATTGTTTTTTGCCTCGGTATAGGATTAGTTGCAGGTTTCATAGTTACTTTAAAAAATTCAGAATGGATTTGGAAAAAGAAAGAGGCGATCTTTGTAATAGTTCTTATAATAAGCTCACAGGTAAAGGGGCTAACGTCTATTGGTTTTATGGATTTTAGTGACCTGGTCATACTCATATTCCTCCTGATCCTGTTAGTAGAAAATTTTATATATTTACAATATAAGCTCATCGTATCACCTTTATTTGTATTAACCCTGATATTGTTCTTTTCAATAGTCCTTTCCTACACAAATGAGGTTAGTGCAACTAAGAGTTCTATTGTTTCACTTACTGGCCCCCTGAAATCGTTAATTACCATTTTACTTATTATGAATTTAATCAGAGGGAAGAAAGATGCCATATTATCCTTAAAGGCCTTTATAATTATTACCCTTTTCTCGGGTATAATTGGGGCTGCCGAATCTTTGCTTTACTTTTTTACAGGTATAGGGTTTCACACGAAGAAATTTGATTTTGAACAAACGCCTTTTGGGACATTTTTAAGGTCACAAGCCTTTTTTGGCCATATACATGGTCTGGCCGCTACTCTTACTATTTCTCTGACAATTTTGTTTTTCATTCTTCTGGTACCGAGATTAAACATATTTTGGAGGAAACGCACGATAATGCTGTTCTTTGTCATAACTCTCATTGCCCTGGCATTTACTTTTTACAAGGCCAGTTTGATTGCATTTGGATTAATATTGATTATTGGGATCTTTATGGGAAGACCGTCTTATATTATCCACATTACCTCTGGACTGCTTCTCATTATTACATTAGTTATTTTATCAGGATCAGGTCAAATTATGGTAGAATATGTTTCGAAGCAACTTTATACCGGGGATTTCAAAGCCCGTCTGGAATTGGATAAGGCAGGGATTGAAGGTTTTCTCCATGAACATCCGATAGTAGGGGCTGGTATGGGAAATAACCGTATTTATACCCCCCATCCAAACGCATGGCCTGCTCATAATGCGTTTATACAGGTTGCTGATGAGCTTGGAGTTATCGGACTAATGGCATATTGCCTGATATATGTCTATTTGTTTTATAGGCTTATTATTACTAATTTATTGTTAAAAGATAAAAAAGACAGAATCATTGTACAATCATTACTGCTTAGCTTTATTGCGTTTTTTACAATTGCACAATTTGAACCTTTAGCCTTTAATTTCTGGTTTTGGATGTATTTTGGGTTATTAGAATGTATAGCATATAATCTTATGAATGCCCGGCATTCTCAACATCTGCTCATTGAAAGACAAGATGCCTCAGCATTCTGTTAA
- a CDS encoding carbamoyltransferase has product MAKAILGVSAYYHDSAAAILIDGEIVAAAHEERFTRKKHDPSFPTNATKYVLQEAGIDNLDYLSAIAFYDKPFLKFERLLETFHGFAPKGLRSFISAMPVWIKEKLFMRKMIREELTNICSGHSKLLFPEHHLSHAASAFYPSPFEEAAILTVDGVGEWATTTIAHGTGNKIKILRQLDFPHSLGLLYSSFTYYCGFKVNSGEYKLMGLAPYGNPDSDQTRRWKQIILDELVDVRNDGSLLLNMDYFNFATGLTMCCEEKWGKLFGVPVRRRESELTQPYMNLALAIQQVTEDILFRLAATAKKLTACDYLVMAGGVALNCSATGKLLRTGMFKDIWIQPAAGDAGGAVGAAYAAWYVWLKNDRKVISGQDSMKGAYLGPEFTSSDVIRVDRKYGAPYKEYPDFNQLCNDVAELLAQGYAIGWFQGRMEYGPRALGNRSILGDPRNPEMQKKLNLKIKYREGFRPFAPSVIEEDLEEYFELNRPSPYMLIVAPVQEKRRNALPDKEEQMGMWDRLYHLRSDIPAITHVDYSARIQSVNRRVNEKYWKLIKAFKDKTGYGLIVNTSFNVRGEPIVCTPEDAYRCFMRTEMDFLVIGNYLFDKSLQNKLPQDTSWEDMYELD; this is encoded by the coding sequence ATGGCTAAGGCCATATTAGGGGTGTCAGCATATTATCATGACAGCGCCGCGGCTATTTTGATTGACGGGGAAATTGTTGCCGCTGCCCATGAAGAACGTTTTACCCGTAAGAAACATGACCCATCGTTCCCGACAAATGCGACTAAGTATGTATTGCAGGAGGCCGGGATTGACAATTTAGATTACCTCAGTGCGATTGCATTTTATGATAAGCCATTCCTCAAATTTGAAAGACTGCTGGAAACATTTCATGGTTTCGCCCCAAAAGGTTTAAGAAGTTTTATTTCAGCGATGCCCGTGTGGATTAAAGAAAAACTCTTCATGCGTAAAATGATCAGGGAGGAGTTGACGAACATCTGTTCAGGTCATTCAAAACTCCTTTTTCCTGAGCACCATCTCTCTCATGCCGCCAGTGCATTTTACCCTTCCCCATTCGAAGAGGCAGCTATACTTACTGTTGATGGTGTAGGCGAGTGGGCTACCACGACCATAGCTCATGGTACAGGGAACAAGATTAAAATCCTGCGGCAGTTAGATTTTCCACACTCTCTGGGCCTTCTTTATTCCTCGTTTACCTATTATTGTGGTTTTAAAGTAAACAGTGGTGAATATAAGCTTATGGGGCTTGCACCCTACGGGAATCCTGATTCTGATCAAACCAGACGGTGGAAACAAATTATATTGGATGAATTGGTGGATGTCCGAAATGACGGCTCGCTTCTGCTAAATATGGACTACTTTAATTTTGCGACCGGACTGACCATGTGCTGTGAGGAAAAATGGGGGAAATTGTTTGGTGTGCCCGTCAGAAGACGGGAGAGTGAGTTGACTCAACCGTACATGAATCTTGCTTTAGCGATCCAGCAGGTAACTGAAGACATTCTTTTCCGATTAGCGGCTACAGCAAAGAAACTTACTGCCTGCGACTATCTGGTAATGGCAGGAGGTGTGGCACTTAACTGTTCCGCTACAGGGAAACTTTTAAGGACGGGAATGTTTAAAGATATCTGGATTCAGCCAGCTGCCGGTGATGCGGGAGGAGCAGTAGGGGCTGCCTATGCTGCCTGGTATGTTTGGCTGAAGAATGATAGAAAAGTGATATCAGGTCAGGACTCCATGAAAGGGGCTTATCTGGGTCCTGAATTTACTTCTTCAGATGTGATACGGGTAGATCGAAAGTATGGCGCCCCATACAAAGAATATCCGGATTTTAATCAACTTTGCAATGATGTTGCTGAACTTCTGGCTCAGGGATATGCGATTGGATGGTTTCAGGGCAGAATGGAGTACGGTCCAAGAGCATTAGGTAATAGGAGCATTTTAGGTGATCCCCGCAACCCTGAAATGCAGAAAAAACTTAATCTGAAAATAAAATACCGGGAAGGATTTCGCCCCTTTGCCCCCTCAGTAATAGAAGAGGATTTGGAAGAATATTTTGAATTGAATCGTCCGTCACCATACATGCTCATTGTTGCCCCGGTACAGGAAAAAAGAAGAAATGCATTGCCTGACAAAGAAGAGCAAATGGGGATGTGGGATAGACTTTATCACTTGCGCTCTGATATTCCTGCGATAACGCATGTTGATTATTCAGCCAGAATTCAAAGTGTCAATAGAAGAGTCAATGAGAAGTATTGGAAGCTCATAAAGGCATTTAAAGATAAAACCGGGTATGGACTGATTGTAAATACAAGTTTCAATGTAAGAGGTGAACCTATTGTGTGTACACCGGAAGATGCATACAGATGTTTTATGCGGACTGAGATGGACTTTTTGGTCATAGGGAATTACTTATTTGATAAATCGTTACAGAATAAATTACCACAAGATACCTCCTGGGAAGATATGTATGAGTTAGATTAA
- a CDS encoding XTP/dITP diphosphatase, which produces MKIVIATRNPGKIAEIRSIIDNSGLKDKVKIDTLTSYAGIPDIIEDGRTFSENASKKAVTIARFTGHIAVADDSGLEVDALSGAPGVYSARFAGEGATDPDNIKKLLGLLKDTPPDKRGARFVCVIAVATPSGNVRLAEGECAGFISEGERGTTGFGYDPVFVVPEYGKTFAELGSEIKNKISHRAAALSTLSNILEDLITPGR; this is translated from the coding sequence ATGAAGATAGTCATAGCAACAAGAAATCCAGGTAAGATTGCGGAGATACGGTCAATTATAGATAACTCAGGGCTTAAGGACAAAGTAAAAATTGATACACTCACCTCTTATGCAGGCATTCCTGACATTATCGAGGATGGCAGGACTTTTTCAGAGAATGCCTCAAAGAAGGCGGTGACAATTGCAAGGTTTACAGGACATATCGCTGTTGCGGACGATTCCGGTCTTGAAGTGGATGCATTGAGTGGAGCGCCGGGCGTATATTCAGCAAGATTTGCAGGGGAGGGCGCGACAGACCCTGATAACATAAAAAAACTGCTTGGGCTGCTGAAGGATACACCGCCGGATAAAAGGGGCGCAAGGTTTGTATGTGTGATAGCCGTTGCAACGCCATCAGGCAATGTCAGGCTTGCAGAAGGGGAATGTGCAGGATTTATTTCTGAAGGCGAACGCGGGACGACTGGTTTTGGTTATGACCCTGTTTTTGTGGTACCTGAGTATGGAAAGACATTTGCAGAGCTTGGGAGTGAGATAAAGAATAAGATAAGCCACCGTGCTGCAGCATTAAGCACGCTCTCTAATATCCTTGAAGACTTAATCACGCCTGGCAGGTGA
- the rph gene encoding ribonuclease PH, which produces MKRKDGRKADQLRSVKIHRNYIKHAEGSALIEVGDTKVICTATIEDKVPPHVKGQNKGWITAEYAMIPRSALQRIVRESARGKIGGRTHEIQRLIGRALRSIIELNKLGERTVWIDCDVIQADGGTRTASITGSFVALVDAIHFAQKNGLITDNPVKDFLAAVSVGIVNGEPVLDLNYDEDSTAEVDMNIVMTGKGKFVEVQGTAEGEPFSRNMMDGLVSLAKKGIEELVEMQRKMVGEL; this is translated from the coding sequence ATGAAGAGAAAAGACGGTAGAAAAGCTGATCAATTACGGAGTGTGAAAATACACAGGAATTACATCAAACATGCAGAAGGCTCTGCACTCATCGAGGTCGGCGATACAAAGGTTATTTGTACTGCTACAATTGAGGATAAAGTGCCTCCGCATGTGAAAGGGCAGAATAAGGGGTGGATTACTGCAGAATATGCCATGATCCCACGCTCCGCACTTCAGAGGATCGTAAGGGAATCAGCACGGGGAAAGATAGGCGGAAGGACGCATGAAATACAGCGCCTCATCGGAAGGGCGCTCAGGTCCATTATTGAATTGAATAAACTTGGTGAGAGAACAGTCTGGATTGACTGCGATGTCATACAGGCTGACGGTGGTACGCGAACAGCTTCTATTACCGGGTCATTCGTCGCCCTTGTTGATGCAATACATTTCGCACAGAAGAACGGACTGATCACAGATAACCCTGTTAAAGACTTTCTTGCGGCTGTGAGTGTCGGTATTGTGAATGGAGAGCCTGTCCTTGACCTTAATTATGACGAAGACTCCACTGCAGAGGTTGACATGAACATCGTAATGACAGGCAAGGGAAAGTTTGTAGAAGTACAGGGTACTGCCGAGGGTGAACCATTTTCCAGAAACATGATGGATGGGCTTGTTAGCCTTGCTAAAAAGGGGATTGAAGAGTTGGTAGAGATGCAGCGGAAGATGGTGGGGGAGTTATAA
- a CDS encoding carbamoyltransferase, with protein MIIVGINNMHDASAALVIDGEVVAAAEEERFTRIKHTRGFPVNAVRFCLDYAGIKIGDVDIVCASWKPWALRVRTTLALKSILKSPRLFKAKTSRGMRQMQNEWSELFRLRGLVQRCFGKGKYKIEYVDHHLAHAASAFLCSPFERAAILTVDGAGEADTTVLWIGEGTGIKKINSVKLPHSLGQFYSAVTAFLGFNSQSDEYKVMGLASYGEPVYADYLSKNVVKCLPDGSFRMDPYFIDYHIARNGGFRTSTTDVFGEPRKKEEAIVNRHADVAASAQKVMEEAIFHLANSLHEMTGLDELCMAGGVAFNCVANGKLFQKTPFKNIFIQPAAGDAGSAIGAALITEHKYTGSPRHYVMNHAYLGPSFSSTECQRVLKDKIIRYERLGEDVLLQRTAHALAEGKLVCWFQGRMEWGPRALGNRSFLADPRREEMKDIINLKIKQREQFRPFAPSVLEEKSPGYFDYTGNSPFMLYAFPVKPEKRSLIPAVTHVDGTARPQTVNKETNPLYWKLINEFEKLTGVPILLNTSFNVQEPIVCTPGEALESFIRTKVDYLVLNDLFIEHPST; from the coding sequence ATGATCATCGTTGGAATAAACAACATGCATGATGCATCTGCAGCACTTGTCATTGATGGGGAGGTAGTTGCTGCTGCTGAGGAAGAGCGGTTTACACGGATCAAGCACACCAGAGGTTTTCCCGTAAATGCAGTACGATTCTGCCTTGATTATGCCGGAATAAAAATAGGTGATGTTGATATTGTCTGTGCTTCATGGAAACCGTGGGCTCTCAGGGTAAGGACAACGCTTGCTCTGAAAAGTATTTTAAAATCCCCTCGTCTATTTAAGGCCAAGACTTCCAGGGGGATGAGGCAAATGCAAAATGAATGGTCAGAATTATTCAGATTAAGAGGTCTTGTTCAAAGGTGTTTCGGAAAAGGAAAATACAAAATTGAATATGTAGATCATCATCTTGCACATGCTGCATCCGCTTTTTTATGTTCACCCTTTGAAAGAGCCGCTATCCTGACTGTAGATGGCGCAGGCGAGGCTGACACAACAGTTTTGTGGATAGGCGAGGGCACTGGAATAAAAAAAATAAACAGCGTCAAATTGCCTCACTCACTTGGACAGTTCTACTCAGCGGTCACAGCATTTCTGGGATTTAATAGTCAATCTGATGAATATAAGGTAATGGGACTTGCCTCATATGGTGAACCGGTATATGCAGATTATCTCAGTAAAAATGTTGTCAAGTGTCTGCCTGATGGGTCGTTCAGAATGGACCCATATTTCATTGATTATCATATCGCCAGGAATGGCGGCTTTCGCACATCAACAACGGATGTATTTGGGGAGCCCAGAAAAAAAGAAGAAGCCATTGTAAACCGACATGCTGATGTGGCAGCTAGCGCACAAAAAGTGATGGAAGAAGCTATCTTTCATCTGGCAAACTCCCTACATGAAATGACAGGGCTTGATGAGTTATGTATGGCTGGTGGTGTTGCCTTTAACTGTGTTGCGAACGGGAAACTCTTTCAAAAGACACCGTTTAAGAATATCTTTATACAACCCGCTGCCGGAGATGCCGGTAGTGCCATAGGGGCTGCACTAATTACAGAACACAAATACACAGGGAGCCCCAGGCATTATGTCATGAACCATGCATATCTGGGGCCGTCTTTCAGTTCTACAGAATGTCAACGGGTGTTGAAAGATAAAATTATCCGGTACGAAAGACTTGGTGAAGATGTTCTGTTGCAGAGGACAGCCCATGCACTTGCAGAGGGAAAACTGGTATGCTGGTTTCAGGGACGTATGGAATGGGGGCCGAGAGCGCTGGGAAACAGGAGTTTTCTGGCGGATCCCAGGCGAGAAGAGATGAAAGACATTATTAACCTGAAGATCAAGCAGAGGGAGCAATTTCGTCCCTTTGCACCCTCAGTTCTTGAAGAAAAAAGCCCAGGGTATTTTGACTATACCGGTAATTCTCCCTTCATGCTCTATGCCTTTCCGGTAAAACCTGAAAAAAGATCGCTGATACCGGCTGTTACACACGTAGATGGAACTGCCCGTCCTCAGACAGTGAATAAGGAGACTAACCCCCTCTACTGGAAGCTTATCAATGAGTTCGAAAAATTAACAGGCGTGCCTATATTATTAAATACCTCATTTAATGTCCAGGAGCCAATAGTCTGTACTCCAGGCGAGGCACTGGAATCATTTATAAGAACAAAGGTTGATTACCTTGTACTTAATGATCTGTTCATTGAGCATCCTTCAACCTGA